In a single window of the Dinghuibacter silviterrae genome:
- a CDS encoding glycoside hydrolase family 71/99-like protein: MKDKFLSLVVTLLMSGPWFAQGQLRHSSETLYPTYHGLVMAGYQGWFRAEGDGSGAHHFAYGNPQHCGIDVWPDVSEYKKTYETPFLLSDGRHARFFSSVDESTVDVHFHWMQTYGLDGVFMQRFFGNTKPGEGRREATHVLQLALASASKYKRAIAVMYDLSGLRAKDEDCTSIIEDWKYLVDSIRVTRQDGVNTYLHENGKPVVVIWGVGFPDRPYDIRDIGLERLIDFLKNDPVYGHCTVMLGVPTYWRTLDKDCVHDAYLHTLIRQADIIMPWMVGRFSPLLYNDTNRYRDQVQEDEAWCADNHVEYVPCVYPGFSWHNLSQYEFPNDVKPVGSIPREGGQFYWSLLSTAIRAGATMLYVAMFDEVNEGTAIFKVTGQPPLDTARTSFLHLDGEPGDTYLWLTGRAARMLRKEDPLTTTMPQR; the protein is encoded by the coding sequence ATGAAAGACAAGTTTCTCTCTCTCGTAGTGACACTGCTGATGTCTGGCCCCTGGTTTGCCCAGGGCCAGCTTCGGCACTCTTCCGAAACCCTTTATCCTACGTACCACGGTTTGGTAATGGCCGGCTATCAAGGCTGGTTCCGCGCGGAAGGCGACGGATCCGGTGCGCACCACTTCGCCTACGGCAACCCCCAACACTGCGGGATCGACGTATGGCCCGACGTCAGCGAGTACAAAAAAACCTACGAAACCCCCTTCCTGCTCTCCGACGGACGCCACGCGCGTTTTTTCAGCTCCGTGGACGAAAGCACGGTCGACGTCCATTTCCACTGGATGCAGACCTACGGCCTGGACGGCGTATTCATGCAGCGCTTTTTTGGCAACACCAAACCCGGTGAGGGCCGTCGCGAAGCCACCCACGTCCTGCAGCTCGCACTGGCCTCCGCTTCCAAATACAAACGCGCCATTGCCGTCATGTATGATCTTTCCGGTTTGCGTGCCAAAGACGAGGATTGCACCTCCATCATCGAAGACTGGAAATACCTCGTCGATTCCATCCGGGTCACCCGCCAGGATGGCGTCAATACCTATCTCCACGAAAACGGAAAGCCGGTGGTCGTGATATGGGGCGTCGGCTTCCCCGACCGCCCCTATGACATCCGCGACATCGGGTTGGAGCGCCTCATCGACTTTTTAAAGAACGACCCCGTCTACGGGCACTGCACCGTCATGCTCGGTGTACCCACGTATTGGCGTACCCTCGATAAAGACTGCGTCCACGACGCCTATCTCCACACGCTCATCCGCCAGGCCGACATCATCATGCCCTGGATGGTCGGCCGTTTTTCACCCCTGCTTTACAACGACACCAACCGCTACCGCGACCAGGTCCAGGAAGACGAAGCCTGGTGCGCCGACAACCACGTGGAATACGTGCCCTGCGTATATCCCGGTTTTAGCTGGCACAACCTCAGCCAGTACGAATTCCCCAACGACGTCAAACCCGTCGGGTCCATTCCCCGCGAGGGCGGGCAATTCTACTGGTCATTGCTCTCCACCGCCATTCGCGCCGGTGCCACGATGCTCTACGTGGCCATGTTCGACGAGGTCAACGAAGGCACCGCCATTTTCAAAGTCACCGGTCAACCACCCCTCGATACCGCCAGGACCTCCTTTTTGCACCTCGACGGAGAACCGGGCGACACCTATCTTTGGCTCACCGGCCGGGCCGCACGGATGCTCCGAAAGGAAGACCCCCTCACCACGACCATGCCCCAACGATAA
- a CDS encoding GH92 family glycosyl hydrolase, with the protein MKNGFVLLMIALCLSGSTYAQDSASAVDYIDPTIGNVGRLLEPTRPTVQLPNQMIRFTPQRKDYMDDQISSFPLCIVSHRLGEVFGLKPSVAPAAAGSAAAPSTAGPGTAPALSAWGARQAYDHDLEVNRPWYYSTFLLDDGITLEFTAGRKVGCYRFHFPAQAPAKSILFNVYNDGPSQWSFPKPGVVTGMETYHENIKVFMYGVFSRSGATGVLPGDRKAYITFPSTTTEVTFRYAISYVSPEQAQKNYEEENRSFDELAAAGKKAWERVVGQIRVEGGTPAQRRSFYTALYRCHERMVDITEDGQYYSGYDMKVHQDTRPFYVDDWSWDTYLALHPLRMILHPDQEQDMLQSYVRMYSQSGWMPTFPVLFGDNPCMNGFHSSVVFLDAYRKGLRHFDIEEAYAGMRKNAVQATMLPWRNGEKTVLDDFYYTHGYFPALHPEEKETVEAVHPFEKRQAVAVTLGASYDDWALSGLASDLGKKDDAAQFAARALNFRNLWDSSRRFFMPKDAEGNWINIDPAWDGGMGGRDYYDENNGWTYLWQVQENIPELVRLMGGRKAFEDRLDELFRTGLGRSKFEFWAKFPDATGLTGQHSMGNEPGFVIPYLYNVTDAPWKTQARVRFLLDAWFKDNIFGIPGDEDGGGMSAFVVFSSMGFYPMTPGLPRYTIGSPVFSKVSIALANGKTFTIIARHSSVVNKYIQSATLNGRPLDTPWFTHAELEAGGTLELVMGPKPNKSWGRAR; encoded by the coding sequence ATGAAGAATGGATTTGTCCTCCTGATGATTGCCCTTTGCCTATCCGGCTCCACGTACGCCCAGGACAGTGCCTCCGCCGTCGACTATATCGATCCGACCATCGGCAACGTCGGCCGGCTCCTCGAACCCACTCGCCCCACGGTCCAACTGCCCAACCAGATGATCCGTTTTACGCCCCAGCGAAAGGACTACATGGACGACCAGATCAGCAGTTTCCCGCTGTGCATTGTGTCGCACAGGCTGGGGGAGGTGTTTGGGCTGAAGCCGTCGGTGGCGCCTGCCGCCGCGGGCTCCGCCGCCGCGCCCTCCACCGCGGGCCCGGGCACCGCCCCTGCGCTCTCCGCCTGGGGCGCGCGCCAGGCCTACGACCACGACCTGGAGGTTAATCGCCCATGGTATTACTCTACCTTTCTCCTGGACGACGGGATCACCCTCGAATTTACCGCCGGCCGCAAAGTCGGCTGTTACCGCTTTCATTTCCCCGCGCAGGCGCCGGCCAAATCCATCCTCTTCAACGTCTACAACGACGGACCCTCTCAGTGGAGCTTCCCCAAGCCCGGTGTAGTCACGGGCATGGAGACCTATCACGAGAACATCAAGGTCTTTATGTATGGGGTCTTCAGCCGGAGCGGTGCCACCGGTGTTTTGCCGGGCGATAGAAAAGCATACATTACTTTTCCTTCCACTACTACTGAAGTGACTTTCCGATACGCGATCAGTTACGTCAGCCCGGAGCAGGCACAAAAAAACTACGAGGAAGAAAACCGTTCCTTCGACGAGCTTGCGGCGGCCGGTAAAAAGGCCTGGGAACGCGTGGTGGGCCAGATCCGCGTCGAAGGCGGCACACCGGCACAACGCCGTTCTTTTTATACGGCCCTGTATCGATGTCACGAACGCATGGTGGACATCACCGAGGATGGGCAGTATTACAGCGGGTATGACATGAAGGTGCACCAGGACACCCGGCCCTTTTATGTGGACGACTGGTCCTGGGATACCTACCTGGCGCTGCACCCCTTGCGGATGATCCTGCATCCGGACCAGGAGCAGGACATGCTCCAATCTTATGTGCGGATGTACAGCCAAAGCGGGTGGATGCCTACCTTTCCCGTCTTGTTCGGGGACAACCCTTGTATGAACGGTTTTCATTCTTCCGTCGTTTTCCTGGATGCTTATCGAAAGGGCCTCCGGCATTTCGACATAGAGGAGGCCTATGCAGGCATGCGCAAAAATGCGGTTCAGGCGACCATGCTTCCCTGGCGGAACGGGGAGAAGACGGTCCTGGATGATTTTTACTATACGCACGGTTACTTTCCCGCCCTTCATCCGGAGGAAAAAGAAACCGTGGAAGCCGTTCATCCCTTTGAAAAACGCCAGGCAGTGGCCGTCACGCTGGGTGCCAGCTATGACGACTGGGCCCTGTCCGGGCTGGCGTCCGATCTTGGCAAAAAGGACGACGCCGCGCAATTTGCGGCCCGGGCACTCAACTTCCGAAACCTTTGGGACAGCAGCCGCCGGTTCTTCATGCCAAAAGACGCGGAAGGGAACTGGATCAACATCGATCCTGCCTGGGACGGCGGTATGGGCGGCCGGGACTACTATGACGAAAACAATGGCTGGACGTACCTCTGGCAGGTCCAGGAAAATATCCCCGAGCTGGTCCGGCTGATGGGCGGACGTAAGGCTTTTGAAGACCGGCTTGACGAACTTTTCCGAACAGGCCTTGGACGCTCCAAATTCGAATTCTGGGCGAAGTTCCCCGACGCGACAGGGCTTACCGGTCAACATTCGATGGGGAACGAGCCCGGTTTTGTGATTCCCTATCTGTACAACGTGACCGATGCACCCTGGAAGACACAGGCGCGGGTGCGGTTCCTCTTAGACGCCTGGTTCAAGGACAATATTTTCGGCATACCCGGGGATGAAGACGGGGGCGGCATGTCTGCTTTTGTGGTTTTTTCGTCCATGGGCTTTTATCCCATGACACCCGGCCTCCCTCGTTATACGATCGGCAGCCCGGTGTTTAGCAAGGTATCCATCGCGCTGGCCAACGGAAAGACCTTCACGATCATCGCCCGCCATTCCTCGGTTGTCAACAAATACATCCAGTCCGCCACCCTGAACGGGCGGCCCCTGGATACGCCTTGGTTTACACACGCCGAGCTGGAGGCGGGCGGTACCCTCGAATTGGTGATGGGGCCGAAACCCAATAAAAGCTGGGGTCGCGCCCGTTAA
- a CDS encoding MauE/DoxX family redox-associated membrane protein, whose amino-acid sequence MKRIQVVRLIASFFVVLFLYAALSKLKAYDTFVFQLNRSPFVSRYAGWTAWSLPLGEILVALVLLIPSIRLLGLFASLFLMSLFTAYIFVMTHYSYYIPCSCGGVLNQMSWGVHFYFNIGCMALAVAGIFLSGSRRPPKTEAL is encoded by the coding sequence ATGAAAAGGATTCAAGTTGTGCGGCTCATCGCCTCCTTTTTTGTGGTTCTTTTCCTTTATGCGGCGCTCAGCAAGCTGAAAGCGTACGATACATTTGTTTTCCAGCTCAACCGGTCGCCCTTTGTCTCCCGCTATGCCGGGTGGACGGCCTGGAGCCTGCCGTTGGGGGAGATCCTGGTGGCGCTGGTGCTCTTGATCCCATCCATTCGCCTGCTGGGTCTGTTTGCGTCCTTGTTCCTGATGTCGTTGTTCACGGCGTATATCTTCGTCATGACCCACTACAGTTACTATATCCCTTGCTCCTGCGGGGGTGTATTGAACCAGATGAGCTGGGGCGTGCACTTTTATTTCAACATAGGTTGCATGGCGCTCGCGGTGGCGGGTATCTTTTTGTCGGGAAGCCGGCGGCCGCCTAAAACGGAGGCCCTATGA
- a CDS encoding glycoside hydrolase family 3 N-terminal domain-containing protein → MKRWIILACLASNAAMAQTYKNPHAPVASRVADLLQRMTVEEKIRQLDMYWGYQVAGMDGHEAAQYNDTLVKAAIGHHGIGSIHDFYPLSTALANRIQRYAIEHTRLGIPVLFIEEGLHGYAGKGSTEFPIPLALSTAWDTALVRQVGRVIGTETRAHGVDMILGPVLDMARDPRWGRTEETYGEDAYLNARNGVAMVEGLQGLSLNSPDAVIAEPKHFAVHSVPEGGSNTAPVNMGEREARSSFLYVFEKAVREGGAMGIMAAYHELDGIPCVDNRWLLTEVLRKEWGFKGFVLSDLGAIKMTLTEHHVAADTADALGQSIAAGLDMQFYDFAHETLVEAVKTALARKTLSLQDLDRAAGDILRVKFYLGLFDHPYTDTTLVGLHVHTDAARALALRASREALVLLKNDGHVLPLDAAHQSIAVIGPLATSTYTGGYSSPSAQGLSILDGLKQSGARVTYAAGYTPSSNHRSDTTGYPEEASLRSEAVALAAQSDVTVLVLGEEPWEVGEGKDRASLNLSPRAEALAQALYATGKPIALVLVNGRPLTIDWIAAHYPAILETWYGGEVEGQGIADVLLGKVNPSGKLPITFPRSVGQLPFYEARKPTSRHHYVDEADTALFPFGHGLSYTTFAYSDLRIAPARITPGGSADVSVTITNTGDREGAEVAELYLRDVVSSVTTPLKALRGFARVDLAPGAAQTVHFTLGPDQLSLWNRQMKRVVEPGEFKVMVGSSSRDIRVEGSFWVGE, encoded by the coding sequence ATGAAACGTTGGATAATACTAGCCTGTCTCGCGTCGAATGCCGCGATGGCACAAACGTACAAGAACCCTCACGCACCGGTTGCCAGCCGCGTCGCAGACCTTCTGCAGCGTATGACCGTAGAAGAAAAGATCCGCCAGTTGGACATGTACTGGGGCTACCAGGTAGCCGGCATGGATGGACACGAGGCCGCACAGTATAACGATACGCTGGTGAAGGCGGCGATCGGCCACCACGGCATCGGCTCCATCCACGATTTTTATCCGTTGAGTACCGCGCTTGCCAACCGGATACAGCGGTATGCCATCGAACACACCCGGCTCGGCATCCCGGTCCTCTTTATCGAAGAGGGGCTGCATGGGTATGCCGGTAAAGGCTCCACGGAATTCCCCATCCCGCTCGCGCTCTCCACCGCCTGGGACACCGCCCTGGTCCGCCAGGTGGGGCGCGTCATCGGTACCGAAACCCGTGCGCACGGGGTAGACATGATCCTCGGACCGGTCCTCGACATGGCCCGGGACCCGCGTTGGGGCCGGACAGAGGAAACATACGGGGAAGACGCCTACCTCAATGCCCGCAACGGTGTGGCCATGGTGGAGGGTTTACAAGGGTTGTCGTTAAACAGCCCCGATGCCGTCATCGCCGAACCCAAACACTTTGCCGTACACAGCGTACCCGAAGGCGGCAGCAACACAGCGCCCGTCAATATGGGCGAACGCGAAGCCCGGTCCTCCTTCCTGTATGTCTTTGAAAAGGCCGTCCGGGAAGGCGGTGCCATGGGCATCATGGCGGCGTACCACGAGCTGGACGGTATCCCTTGTGTTGACAACCGGTGGCTGCTGACCGAAGTACTTCGAAAGGAATGGGGCTTTAAAGGGTTCGTCCTTTCCGACCTGGGCGCCATCAAGATGACCCTGACCGAACACCACGTGGCGGCCGACACCGCCGACGCGCTTGGTCAATCCATCGCCGCGGGGCTGGACATGCAATTCTACGACTTTGCCCACGAGACGCTGGTGGAGGCCGTCAAGACGGCGCTAGCCCGAAAGACATTGTCATTACAGGACCTGGACCGCGCCGCGGGCGACATCCTTCGCGTCAAGTTCTACCTGGGCTTGTTCGACCATCCCTATACAGATACCACGCTGGTAGGACTACACGTACACACGGACGCCGCCCGCGCCCTGGCGCTCCGTGCATCCCGCGAAGCACTCGTGCTCCTCAAAAACGATGGCCACGTCCTGCCCCTGGACGCCGCCCACCAATCCATCGCCGTGATTGGCCCCCTCGCCACGAGCACCTACACCGGCGGCTATTCCAGTCCCTCGGCGCAGGGCCTGTCCATCCTCGACGGCTTAAAGCAATCAGGCGCCAGGGTTACATACGCCGCCGGTTACACCCCCTCGTCCAACCACCGCTCCGATACCACCGGCTATCCCGAAGAAGCCAGCCTCCGGTCCGAGGCCGTTGCCCTTGCCGCACAGTCCGACGTCACCGTCCTGGTCTTGGGTGAGGAACCCTGGGAAGTAGGAGAGGGCAAAGACCGGGCAAGCCTGAACCTCAGCCCTCGGGCGGAGGCCCTTGCCCAGGCGCTCTACGCCACCGGCAAACCCATCGCCCTCGTCCTTGTCAACGGCAGGCCGCTCACTATTGACTGGATCGCCGCCCACTACCCTGCGATCCTGGAGACCTGGTATGGAGGGGAAGTCGAAGGCCAGGGTATCGCTGATGTTCTGCTCGGCAAGGTGAATCCTTCCGGCAAACTCCCCATCACTTTCCCCCGCTCGGTAGGACAGCTTCCTTTTTATGAAGCCCGAAAGCCCACTTCCCGTCACCACTACGTGGATGAAGCAGACACGGCACTCTTTCCCTTCGGTCACGGCCTCAGCTATACTACTTTCGCCTACAGTGACCTCCGCATCGCCCCCGCCCGCATCACCCCCGGCGGCAGCGCCGACGTCAGCGTCACCATCACCAACACCGGCGACCGCGAAGGCGCCGAGGTCGCGGAGCTCTACCTCCGTGACGTCGTCAGCAGCGTGACCACGCCCCTAAAAGCCCTTCGCGGTTTTGCGCGGGTCGACCTCGCGCCCGGTGCCGCTCAAACGGTGCACTTCACCCTTGGTCCCGACCAGCTTTCTCTCTGGAACCGCCAGATGAAACGCGTCGTCGAGCCGGGGGAATTTAAGGTGATGGTGGGGAGTTCCTCCAGGGATATACGGGTGGAGGGGAGTTTTTGGGTAGGGGAGTAG
- a CDS encoding YARHG domain-containing protein, which produces MKWRPVAITLCFLPFYASSLAQNPMEGKWTNGDYIFLGGMVNDTALQYGGGNAHEGGYDFFAIRRADGKFYIAGKDSTRDDASLKPGLGDVGDQITFKNIAGLSVMIIRGKNGKLHDVLQRIPEDIGLSDLQAADQSRYGLSGSYVDKASGQKITFTPDAQNVLGSTMGTHYQFETHYDFLTSIFTFDNKKSFEYVKTPDGIDIYTTHQTSEDDDDSWVRGKRVLSLRKTEWFNLSGDASLPGRYSFASTCLLTSDILQHFSAAERRLIRNEIFARYGYRFKSEDLKAYFSAQPWYKPVSDDVSDRLTELERLNVEVLGPEGK; this is translated from the coding sequence ATGAAATGGCGTCCAGTTGCGATCACTCTTTGCTTTCTCCCGTTTTATGCCTCCTCCCTGGCGCAAAACCCCATGGAAGGCAAGTGGACCAATGGCGATTACATCTTTTTAGGGGGCATGGTGAATGATACCGCCCTCCAATATGGCGGTGGGAATGCACATGAAGGCGGTTACGACTTTTTCGCCATCCGCCGGGCAGACGGCAAGTTCTACATAGCGGGAAAGGACTCCACCCGTGACGATGCCTCACTAAAGCCCGGCCTGGGAGACGTAGGTGACCAGATCACTTTTAAAAATATCGCGGGTCTCTCCGTCATGATCATCCGGGGTAAAAATGGCAAGCTCCATGACGTCCTTCAACGCATACCCGAAGACATCGGGCTTAGCGACCTCCAGGCGGCTGACCAATCCCGCTATGGTTTGTCCGGTAGCTATGTCGACAAAGCTTCCGGCCAGAAAATTACGTTCACCCCCGATGCACAAAATGTTTTGGGCAGCACCATGGGCACCCATTACCAATTTGAAACACACTATGACTTTCTCACAAGCATCTTCACTTTTGACAACAAGAAATCTTTTGAATATGTGAAAACCCCGGACGGTATTGATATTTATACCACCCACCAGACCAGCGAAGACGACGACGACAGCTGGGTCCGTGGAAAACGCGTCCTAAGCCTTCGGAAAACGGAGTGGTTCAACCTTTCCGGCGACGCAAGTCTTCCGGGGCGATATTCTTTTGCTTCCACCTGTCTGTTGACATCGGACATCCTCCAACATTTCAGTGCCGCGGAACGCCGGCTCATACGCAATGAAATCTTTGCACGGTATGGGTATCGATTTAAGTCAGAGGACTTGAAGGCGTATTTTTCCGCACAGCCTTGGTATAAACCGGTGTCGGATGATGTGTCCGACCGGTTGACGGAGTTGGAGCGGTTGAATGTGGAGGTGTTGGGGCCGGAGGGGAAATAA
- a CDS encoding TonB-dependent receptor — protein MKKMLNFLCALLVSSLLKAQGPPPGGPGGINGPGGTGGTAHVYGKLVDSTGKAVVNASVMILKVDDARHKNTLLKGLVTKSSGEFSVEDLPLNAHLKLSITAVGYSPISQDLTLKAADKDLGDLVLNPAAKELKEVVITATKPTMTLDMDKKVFNVSKDIVSAGGTGLDVLKNVPSVNVDIDGNVSLRGASPQLMVDGKPTTLTLDEIPADAIESVEVITNPSAKYDASGGGAGILNIVLKKNRKQGYNGSVRAGGDRYGGAQAGASLNVRENKINVSADINYRRISDRTTSSTQRTDLSTTPTTFIDQSELDTNKGYLLFGRLGVDYFISNRTTLSLTGFMMHHGATTTSNIQMNTDSLYSTGKVSGTGWETIDAAHTFNGRGGTLGIKHLFPKDKEEWTADASYFSGNATSNSLYTTELGSTTLQKIEGGGNDHNIILQSDYTDPLGKKTTLETGVRAALQSRLNINNNYTYNPDSSAYELVPAAASNYKSRSNVYAAYAILSSSINNFSYKIGLRAESSNYHGTLLNSGQSFGNTYPISLFPSLFFSQKLGNGQELQLSYTRRVNRPNFFQLIPYTDSSNKLNITRGNPNLVPEFTQSLELSYLKSFPGNNTILGSIYYKYTDHLITGYIEEDTTAGSTTLINTYINAESSYQMGAEVTAQNTITPWWDVSTNVNLYNSKINTGSALAQQALWSWFGKVNTNIKLPSSFTLQVSGLYQSKTNLPVNSNQNQPGPPNMQSQSASQGYIKPFYEVDLGVKKTFLSGKLAATLSFDDIFRSHKQDQYTYSTYLVQEYDRLRDPQMLRLNLSYNFGKVDASLFKRRNNNVSSEGE, from the coding sequence ATGAAAAAGATGTTGAACTTCCTCTGCGCGCTCCTGGTTTCCAGCTTACTCAAGGCTCAGGGCCCCCCTCCGGGCGGACCTGGCGGCATAAACGGCCCCGGCGGAACCGGCGGCACCGCCCACGTATACGGCAAGCTCGTGGATTCCACGGGCAAAGCCGTGGTCAATGCCTCGGTCATGATCCTGAAAGTGGATGATGCCCGGCACAAAAACACATTGCTCAAAGGCCTGGTCACCAAAAGCAGCGGCGAATTCTCGGTGGAAGACCTGCCGCTGAATGCCCACCTGAAGCTGAGCATCACGGCAGTAGGGTATAGCCCGATCAGCCAGGACCTCACGCTGAAAGCCGCCGACAAGGACCTGGGCGACCTGGTGCTGAACCCGGCGGCCAAGGAACTGAAAGAAGTCGTCATCACTGCGACCAAACCGACCATGACCCTGGACATGGATAAAAAAGTGTTTAACGTCTCCAAGGACATCGTGAGCGCCGGAGGAACCGGCCTGGATGTATTGAAGAACGTCCCCAGCGTGAACGTGGACATCGACGGGAACGTCAGCCTGAGGGGGGCGTCACCGCAGCTGATGGTGGACGGGAAGCCGACGACCCTGACCCTGGACGAGATACCGGCGGACGCCATCGAAAGCGTGGAGGTGATCACGAATCCGTCCGCGAAATACGATGCCTCGGGCGGCGGGGCGGGGATTCTCAATATCGTCCTGAAGAAAAACCGTAAACAGGGATATAACGGGAGTGTCCGTGCCGGAGGGGACCGGTATGGCGGTGCCCAGGCGGGGGCCAGTTTGAACGTACGGGAAAACAAGATCAACGTTTCGGCGGACATCAACTACCGTCGTATCAGTGACCGGACGACGAGTTCCACGCAGCGTACGGACCTGAGTACCACCCCCACGACCTTTATCGACCAGAGTGAATTGGATACCAATAAGGGGTACCTGCTTTTCGGCCGGCTTGGTGTGGACTACTTTATCAGCAACCGGACCACGTTGTCGCTGACCGGATTTATGATGCACCACGGGGCAACGACCACCTCGAACATACAGATGAACACCGACAGCCTCTACAGCACAGGCAAAGTCAGCGGCACCGGCTGGGAGACCATCGATGCGGCGCATACCTTTAACGGCCGGGGTGGCACGCTGGGGATAAAACACCTTTTCCCGAAAGACAAGGAAGAATGGACCGCAGACGCCAGCTATTTCTCCGGGAATGCAACGAGCAATTCGCTGTATACGACGGAACTGGGGTCGACCACCCTGCAAAAGATCGAGGGCGGGGGGAACGACCACAACATCATCCTCCAGTCCGACTATACGGATCCGCTTGGCAAAAAGACCACCCTGGAAACCGGCGTCCGGGCTGCCCTGCAATCGCGGCTGAACATCAACAACAACTATACCTATAACCCCGATTCTTCGGCTTACGAGCTTGTCCCCGCGGCGGCCAGCAACTACAAAAGCCGGAGCAACGTATATGCCGCTTATGCCATCCTGAGCAGCAGTATCAACAACTTCAGCTACAAGATCGGGTTGCGTGCGGAAAGCTCCAACTACCACGGCACCTTGCTGAACAGCGGTCAAAGCTTTGGAAACACGTATCCCATCAGCCTTTTTCCTTCCCTTTTCTTTAGCCAGAAACTGGGCAACGGGCAGGAATTGCAACTGAGCTATACACGCCGGGTCAACCGTCCGAACTTTTTCCAGCTTATTCCTTATACCGATTCCTCGAACAAGCTGAACATTACCCGGGGGAACCCCAACCTCGTCCCGGAATTCACGCAGTCCCTGGAGCTCTCTTACCTGAAAAGCTTCCCGGGCAACAACACGATCCTGGGATCGATCTATTACAAGTATACCGACCACCTGATCACCGGTTACATCGAAGAAGACACGACGGCTGGCTCGACGACCCTGATCAATACGTACATCAACGCCGAGTCCAGCTACCAGATGGGCGCCGAGGTGACGGCACAGAATACGATCACACCCTGGTGGGATGTGTCCACGAACGTGAACCTCTACAATTCGAAGATCAATACCGGGTCGGCCCTTGCCCAGCAAGCCTTATGGAGCTGGTTTGGGAAAGTCAATACCAACATAAAGCTCCCGTCTTCGTTTACCCTCCAGGTATCCGGTCTGTACCAGTCGAAAACCAACCTGCCGGTGAACAGCAACCAGAACCAGCCGGGTCCCCCGAACATGCAGTCCCAGAGCGCCTCCCAGGGGTATATAAAGCCCTTCTATGAGGTAGACTTGGGCGTCAAGAAAACGTTCCTGTCCGGCAAGCTCGCCGCGACCCTGAGCTTTGACGATATTTTCCGGAGCCACAAACAGGACCAGTATACATACAGCACCTACCTGGTCCAGGAATACGACCGGCTGCGCGACCCGCAGATGCTCCGGCTCAACCTGTCCTATAACTTTGGGAAAGTCGACGCCAGCCTGTTCAAGCGTAGGAATAACAATGTCTCCAGCGAGGGCGAATAA
- a CDS encoding sensor histidine kinase yields MKKRWNTILTHAAVWAVVLSLPYLLNTGHGMAHHNDHHQYDTAFFYLNAITSILWIGPYYVNTLLLTPRLFNQRRYAGFALGLVLLFALMVLIHLFLHSVVLGIPDFNLAGAVGFLLPAYVLTIAVGTTIFVVEEKIVADQLSRETELSFLRSQINPHFIFNILNNLVALERMKSEELGPTILKLSSLMQYMLYETDEERVPLNQEVEYLQSYIDLQRQRFGQKVPVTVNMEMPGGFYEIEPMLLIPFVENAFKHGVGLIRDPAITIDMHVRDGLLHFSVKNRYNPTSEEVKDKTSGIGLANVRRRLNLLYGQQQTLHIVREADWFTATLELNLHQ; encoded by the coding sequence ATGAAAAAGCGGTGGAATACGATATTGACGCATGCGGCGGTATGGGCGGTAGTCTTGTCCCTCCCCTACCTGCTCAACACCGGGCACGGTATGGCGCACCACAACGACCATCACCAGTATGACACGGCTTTTTTCTACCTGAACGCGATTACCAGCATTCTTTGGATCGGGCCTTACTATGTCAACACCCTTTTGCTCACCCCACGGCTGTTCAACCAGCGGCGATATGCGGGCTTTGCGTTGGGCCTTGTGTTGTTGTTTGCGCTCATGGTCCTCATTCATCTTTTCCTGCATAGCGTGGTGCTCGGTATCCCCGACTTCAACCTGGCCGGGGCCGTGGGTTTTTTGTTGCCGGCTTATGTACTGACGATCGCCGTTGGTACGACGATCTTTGTGGTGGAGGAAAAAATAGTGGCGGACCAGCTTTCCCGCGAGACCGAGCTTTCGTTCCTCCGGTCACAGATTAACCCCCACTTTATCTTCAACATCCTCAACAACCTGGTCGCCCTGGAACGCATGAAGTCCGAGGAATTGGGTCCGACCATTTTGAAGCTGTCGTCCCTGATGCAGTACATGCTTTATGAAACCGACGAGGAACGCGTCCCGCTCAACCAGGAGGTCGAATACCTGCAAAGCTATATCGACCTTCAGCGCCAGCGTTTCGGGCAGAAGGTACCCGTTACCGTGAACATGGAGATGCCCGGCGGTTTTTACGAAATCGAACCCATGCTCCTCATCCCGTTTGTGGAGAACGCCTTTAAACACGGGGTGGGATTGATCAGGGACCCGGCGATCACCATCGACATGCACGTCCGCGACGGCCTATTGCATTTTTCCGTGAAAAACCGTTATAACCCTACCTCGGAAGAGGTCAAGGACAAAACCTCCGGAATCGGTCTCGCCAACGTCCGCCGCCGGCTGAACCTGTTGTACGGCCAGCAGCAAACGCTGCACATCGTCAGGGAGGCGGACTGGTTCACCGCCACCCTAGAACTAAACCTCCACCAATGA